A region of the Callithrix jacchus isolate 240 chromosome 5, calJac240_pri, whole genome shotgun sequence genome:
CAAGCATGCAAAAGACGTGGTCTCAGATCTCATCGACTCCTTCATGATGAACCTCCACAATGTCACAGGGACCCTCATGACTAACACAGACTTTGTTTCGGCTGTGAAAAGAACTGTCTTCTCTCATGGAAGCCAAAAGGCCTCAGATATCATGGATGCCATGCTAGGGAAtctgtacaatgtgatgtttgcAGACAAAGTCTCTGAGCATATCAGGAAAGCCAAAGACAAGGCTGAGCGTTATTCCCTCCTCTCCATGAAAGGAATGGGTGATCCTAAAAAACGAAATGTGAACTTTGCCATGAGATCTGAAGCTAAATTGAGAGAAAAAATGTGTTCTGAAGCCAAATCAGAGAAGAAGACTTGTGCCGAAACTCTGGGTGAACACATTATCAAAGAGGGGCTGACTTTGTGgcataaaaatcagaaagaatgtAAATCTCCAGGTTTTCAGCATGCAGCCTGTGAAGCTCCCAACACACAGTGTAAGCCTGCACCAGACATTTCCTTTGAGTACCCTGAAGGTACTTGCAATTTCGGCCCTCCTCAATATCCCCCAGAGAAACCTGAGAATTTTATGTTTGATTCAGATTCCTGGGCCAAGGACCTGATCATATCTGCCCTACTTCTGATTCAATATCACCTGGcccagggaggaagaagggatgcACAGAACTTCCCTGAAGCTGCTGGAACCACCAACTTTAATGCCAACAAATCTCCTGTAGTTCCTGATGAATCCTGCCTGAAGACTGCTCACAATGTAGATGACCAAGAACAAGCAGAAAAGAAGGACCTAATGAgtgttttcttcaatttcatCCGGAACTTACTTAGTGAGACCGTTTTTGAGCGTGGCCATTGCTCTGAACCCAAGGTGCCAGAACAACTAGTTAAGGAAGATACAAACTTGTATGAAAGACCTTTAACCTCTTCACCCCCCAAACCTTGTAAAGATGATGAGACCCCTGGTGCCTCTTCTGGGCTGACCAAGATGGTTACCAACCAGCTAGATGGCAACATGAATGGGAAGATGGTAGAACATCTGATGGACTCAGTGATGAAGCTGTGTATCATCATTGCCAAGTCCTGTGATACTTCTTTG
Encoded here:
- the AKAP3 gene encoding A-kinase anchor protein 3 isoform X3 — protein: MARKEINEAINGSEDKCVHQSLYIGNEPIPTKSLSKVASKLVNETVSACSRNAAPDKAPSFGDRASESSQKPPNLKYKSILKMKESTRERQGPEDKPDSKKSFFYKEVFDSHNADYARAGGRFFPWERKMFRGQERADDFTTSVSERIMTYANSVVSDIMVSIMKTLRIQVKDTTIATILLKKVLLKHAKDVVSDLIDSFMMNLHNVTGTLMTNTDFVSAVKRTVFSHGSQKASDIMDAMLGNLYNVMFADKVSEHIRKAKDKAERYSLLSMKGMGDPKKRNVNFAMRSEAKLREKMCSEAKSEKKTCAETLGEHIIKEGLTLWHKNQKECKSPGFQHAACEAPNTQCKPAPDISFEYPEGTCNFGPPQYPPEKPENFMFDSDSWAKDLIISALLLIQYHLAQGGRRDAQNFPEAAGTTNFNANKSPVVPDESCLKTAHNVDDQEQAEKKDLMSVFFNFIRNLLSETVFERGHCSEPKVPEQLVKEDTNLYERPLTSSPPKPCKDDETPGASSGLTKMVTNQLDGNMNGKMVEHLMDSVMKLCIIIAKSCDTSLTELEDDKSGNVSRLMSAFPDSLYECLPVKDTGTAEALLQNAYQAVHNLLRGVSGQALEGCAAPKVIVSNHNLLDTVENKQLQAVLQWVAASELNVPILYFAGDDEGIQEKLLQLSAAAVDKGCSVGKVLQSVLCYEKQRQLNEAVGNVTPLQLLDWLMVNL